Proteins encoded in a region of the Sugiyamaella lignohabitans strain CBS 10342 chromosome B, complete sequence genome:
- the UTP7 gene encoding Utp7p (Nucleolar protein; component of the small subunit (SSU) processome containing the U3 snoRNA that is involved in processing of pre-18S rRNA; GO_component: GO:0030686 - 90S preribosome [Evidence IDA] [PMID 12150911]; GO_component: GO:0005730 - nucleolus [Evidence IEA]; GO_component: GO:0005730 - nucleolus [Evidence IDA] [PMID 12068309]; GO_component: GO:0005730 - nucleolus [Evidence IDA] [PMID 12150911]; GO_component: GO:0005634 - nucleus [Evidence IEA]; GO_component: GO:0030529 - ribonucleoprotein complex [Evidence IEA]; GO_component: GO:0032040 - small-subunit processome [Evidence IDA] [PMID 12068309]; GO_function: GO:0003674 - molecular_function [Evidence ND]; GO_process: GO:0000480 - endonucleolytic cleavage in 5'-ETS of tricistronic rRNA transcript (SSU-rRNA, 5.8S rRNA, LSU-rRNA) [Evidence IMP] [PMID 15489292]; GO_process: GO:0000480 - endonucleolytic cleavage in 5'-ETS of tricistronic rRNA transcript (SSU-rRNA, 5.8S rRNA, LSU-rRNA) [Evidence IMP] [PMID 15590835]; GO_process: GO:0000447 - endonucleolytic cleavage in ITS1 to separate SSU-rRNA from 5.8S rRNA and LSU-rRNA from tricistronic rRNA transcript (SSU-rRNA, 5.8S rRNA, LSU-rRNA) [Evidence IMP] [PMID 15489292]; GO_process: GO:0000447 - endonucleolytic cleavage in ITS1 to separate SSU-rRNA from 5.8S rRNA and LSU-rRNA from tricistronic rRNA transcript (SSU-rRNA, 5.8S rRNA, LSU-rRNA) [Evidence IMP] [PMID 15590835]; GO_process: GO:0000472 - endonucleolytic cleavage to generate mature 5'-end of SSU-rRNA from (SSU-rRNA, 5.8S rRNA, LSU-rRNA) [Evidence IMP] [PMID 15489292]; GO_process: GO:0000472 - endonucleolytic cleavage to generate mature 5'-end of SSU-rRNA from (SSU-rRNA, 5.8S rRNA, LSU-rRNA) [Evidence IMP] [PMID 15590835]; GO_process: GO:0000462 - maturation of SSU-rRNA from tricistronic rRNA transcript (SSU-rRNA, 5.8S rRNA, LSU-rRNA) [Evidence IMP] [PMID 12068309]; GO_process: GO:0006364 - rRNA processing [Evidence IEA]; GO_process: GO:0042254 - ribosome biogenesis [Evidence IEA]), producing MSDELDVQKYKRGNSRPLRNVKDKKLRGQLKSLDERFKAAAKSAAATDYLLLEEKGYLEAEGDIEKTFKVSQKEIKESVDVSTQKKRFDLNLPTFGPYCADYSLTGNSLVLGGQKGHIAAFDWKQGKLSTELNVNETVRAVKWLQSDNQFFAVAQKKYTYIYDAQGTEVHALKRHIEATKLEYLPYHFLLASAGNTGYIKYQDVSTGQLVAELKTKLGSTSTLTQNPYNAVLHAGHANGTVTLWAPSMPDPLVKLLTSRGPVRALAIDRSGTYMAAAGTDKSLKIWDVRTFKELESYYTPTAASSLHISDSGLLAVGWGPHVQIWKDVLTKTGPKQSAPYMNHLIPGSQINTVRFCPFEDVLGLGHAQGFSSIVVPGSGEANFDSLEINPYANATRVGRRETEVRSLLNKLRPEMIALDPNAIGTVDKRSNQERLKPAELEALAERQQGDQESKLQPRISTKGKNSAIRKHLRKKTQNVIDERKLRIEAALKREKQLRQRKHNERLGLEVDKDAGAALSRFG from the coding sequence ATGAGTGATGAGCTAGATGTTCAAAAATATAAGAGAGGAAACTCTAGGCCTCTTAGGAATGTTAAAGATAAGAAATTGAGGGGTCAACTTAAATCATTAGATGAGAGGTTCAaagcagctgctaaatctgctgctgctactgactACCTGTTACTTGAGGAAAAGGGATACTTGGAAGCAGAAGGCGATATTGAAAAAACTTTTAAAGTATCCCAGAaggaaatcaaagaaagTGTTGATGTATCAactcaaaagaaaagattTGACCTTAATCTGCCGACTTTTGGTCCTTACTGTGCCGATTATTCTTTGACTGGTAACTCGCTTGTGTTAGGTGGGCAAAAGGGTCACATCGCTGCTTTCGATTGGAAACAGGGAAAATTATCCACTGAATTGAATGTTAATGAGACCGTGAGAGCTGTCAAGTGGTTACAGAGTGATAATCAGTTTTTTGCTGTTGCACAAAAGAAGTACACGTATATTTATGATGCTCAAGGGACTGAAGTACACGCTTTAAAAAGACACATTGAAGCGACCAAACTAGAATATCTTCCTTATCACTTCCTATTAGCGTCTGCTGGTAACACTGGGTATATCAAATATCAGGATGTATCAACTGGTCAATTAGTTGCTGAGTTAAAAACTAAGCTGGGCTCGACATCTACTTTAACTCAGAATCCATATAACGCCGTATTACACGCTGGCCATGCTAATGGCACTGTCACACTATGGGCACCTAGTATGCCAGATCCACTAGTTAAGCTATTGACAAGCAGGGGTCCTGTTCGCGCGTTGGCTATAGACCGGAGTGGAACTTACAtggcagctgctgggacTGATAAGTCATTAAAAATTTGGGATGTTCGTACATTTAAGGAGCTTGAATCTTATTACACCCCAACAGCGGCCTCTAGTTTGCATATTTCAGATTCCGGCTTGCTAGCTGTGGGCTGGGGGCCTCATGTTCAGATCTGGAAAGATGTCTTAACCAAGACAGGCCCCAAGCAATCAGCTCCCTACATGAACCATCTTATTCCTGGTTCTCAAATTAATACAGTTAGATTTTGTCCATTTGAGGATGTGTTAGGATTGGGGCACGCCCAAGGATTTTCTAGCATCGTTGTACCTGGTTCTGGTGAGGCTAATTTTGATTCGCTTGAGATCAATCCTTATGCCAACGCTACCAGGGTCGGCAGAAGAGAGACAGAGGTGAGATCCCTTCTCAATAAATTACGCCCTGAGATGATTGCTCTTGACCCTAACGCTATCGGCACTGTTGACAAAAGATCTAATCAGGAAAGACTTAAGCCTGCTGAGCTAGAAGCTCTGGCTGAGAGACAGCAGGGTGATCAGGAGAGTAAATTGCAGCCAAGAATCAGTACTAAAGGTAAGAATTCGGCAATTCGCAAGCATCTCCGTAAAAAGACACAGAACGTCATCGATGAACGTAAGTTGCGTATCGAAGCGGCTCTTAAACGAGAAAAGCAACTGCGCCAACGCAAACACAATGAAAGACTTGGCTTGGAAGTTGACAAAGatgctggtgccgcttTGTCACGATTTGGCTAG
- the PXL1 gene encoding Pxl1p (Protein that localizes to sites of polarized growth; required for selection and/or maintenance of polarized growth sites, may modulate signaling by the GTPases Cdc42p and Rho1p; contains LIM domains and has similarity to metazoan paxillin; relocalizes from bud neck to cytoplasm upon DNA replication stress; GO_component: GO:0005933 - cellular bud [Evidence IDA] [PMID 14562095]; GO_component: GO:0005935 - cellular bud neck [Evidence IDA] [PMID 14562095]; GO_component: GO:0005935 - cellular bud neck [Evidence IDA] [PMID 14767053]; GO_component: GO:0005935 - cellular bud neck [Evidence IDA] [PMID 15282802]; GO_component: GO:0005934 - cellular bud tip [Evidence IDA] [PMID 14767053]; GO_component: GO:0005934 - cellular bud tip [Evidence IDA] [PMID 15282802]; GO_component: GO:0005934 - cellular bud tip [Evidence IDA] [PMID 22842922]; GO_component: GO:0005737 - cytoplasm [Evidence IDA] [PMID 14562095]; GO_component: GO:0005737 - cytoplasm [Evidence IDA] [PMID 23613772]; GO_component: GO:0000131 - incipient cellular bud site [Evidence IDA] [PMID 14767053]; GO_component: GO:0043332 - mating projection tip [Evidence IDA] [PMID 14767053]; GO_component: GO:0030427 - site of polarized growth [Evidence IDA] [PMID 23613772]; GO_function: GO:0005094 - Rho GDP-dissociation inhibitor activity [Evidence IGI,IPI] [PMID 15215315]; GO_function: GO:0046872 - metal ion binding [Evidence IEA]; GO_function: GO:0008270 - zinc ion binding [Evidence IEA]; GO_process: GO:0030011 - maintenance of cell polarity [Evidence IMP] [PMID 14767053]; GO_process: GO:0035023 - regulation of Rho protein signal transduction [Evidence IGI,IPI] [PMID 15215315]): MQDSAFPQFLPGVPVKSVYERAGFDINKEKAYRERSRPSSRATSSRQTSSRASQRSGAYGSPNLSIMTGSFGSSGSPLPSPRLPNSGRKTPQSPLFYENTNSFTTHSNSSSTGVGFTFESKNHHKASDSGSSISAEGEYNSNTSTPHTSHSSTDSMSPLSGLRITKSEDNQVPEIPPRKNSHHSLDRINMGSSRASNHSHSSSDARSDARSSRASSRSSSRNGSFVMATVKQRTNISAFSSIDESSDNMAANEIYVSALSSPPSSSTESIFSTANEMSSSTSSTSLENVLKQVPEEDSMLETSQESLTQEPYQGLQNYHNSGFPEENSVANALLSASKKHRNVRPKICRGCNEQIIGKCVSSQDGRVSGKWHRLCFTCHRCSAAFESEFYVLNDLPYCDFCYHIENDSICQGCGHGIEGECLETSSAPRTRKSSMPESSTVDDKAPDDYFKRYHPGCLSCSECKNVIIDEEYYIVSGTTLCAMHAFTYREGATSPEMEKRQTRLMMM, encoded by the coding sequence ATGCAAGACTCAGCATTTCCTCAATTTCTTCCTGGTGTTCCAGTTAAGTCTGTATACGAAAGAGCAGGCTTCGATATCAATAAAGAGAAGGCCTACAGAGAGAGATCTCGCCCATCTAGTCGAGCCACCTCCTCTCGACAAACGTCTTCTCGTGCCTCACAACGTTCAGGTGCATATGGTTCTCCAAACTTGTCTATCATGACAGGTTCTTTTGGTTCCTCTGGTAGCCCATTGCCTTCTCCAAGGCTCCCCAATTCTGGTAGAAAAACACCGCAATCTCCATTATTCTATGAGAATACAAATTCGTTCACCACGCACAGTAATTCGAGTAGCACCGGTGTGGGCTTCACCTTCGAATCGAAGAACCATCACAAGGCATCAGACTCTGGATCTTCTATCAGTGCTGAGGGCGAGTACAACTCTAACACCTCAACCCCTCATACGTCGCATAGCTCGACCGATTCGATGTCTCCGTTATCTGGCCTTCGCATCACTAAGTCCGAAGACAATCAAGTACCTGAGATCccaccaagaaaaaattcTCACCATTCCCTGGATCGAATCAATATGGGTAGTTCTCGTGCTAGTAACCACAGCCACAGCAGCTCTGATGCTAGATCAGACGCTCGATCATCCAGAGCGAGCTCAAGGTCAAGCTCACGAAATGGTTCGTTTGTTATGGCCACTGTAAAACAGCGAACAAATATTAGTGCATTTTCCTCAATAGATGAAAGCAGCGACAATATGGCTGCCAACGAAATCTATGTTTCTGCTTTAAGCTCCCCACCATCCTCAAGCACAGAGTCCATCTTCTCTACAGCCAATGAAATGTCTTCTTCCACATCATCTACATCATTAGAAAATGTATTGAAGCAGGTACCGGAAGAGGACTCGATGCTAGAAACCAGCCAAGAGAGCCTAACCCAAGAACCATACCAAGGGCTCCAAAACTACCATAATTCAGGATTTCCAGAAGAGAATTCTGTTGCGAATGCTTTGCTCAGCGCTAGCAAAAAACATCGCAACGTTAGACCTAAGATCTGCCGGGGATGCAACGAGCAGATTATTGGCAAGTGTGTATCATCTCAAGATGGCAGGGTATCTGGTAAATGGCATAGACTGTGTTTCACCTGTCATCGCTGCAGTGCTGCATTCGAAAGCGAGTTTTATGTTCTAAATGATTTGCCTTATTGTGATTTTTGCTATCATATTGAAAATGATTCGATCTGCCAAGGCTGCGGTCACGGTATTGAAGGAGAGTGTTTGGAGACTTCATCCGCCCCTAGAACTCGGAAATCCTCAATGCCCGAGTCTTCCACTGTTGATGACAAAGCACCTGATGATTATTTCAAAAGATATCATCCTGGCTGTCTTAGTTGCAGTGAATGCAAAAATGTAATTATTGACGAGGAGTATTACATTGTAAGTGGAACAACTTTGTGTGCTATGCACGCGTTCACATACAGGGAAGGTGCTACATCCCCAGAAATGGAAAAGCGCCAGACAaggttgatgatgatgtaA
- the TVP38 gene encoding Tvp38p (Integral membrane protein; localized to late Golgi vesicles along with the v-SNARE Tlg2p; required for asymmetric localization of Kar9p during mitosis; GFP-fusion protein localizes to the cytoplasm in a punctate pattern; GO_component: GO:0005794 - Golgi apparatus [Evidence IEA]; GO_component: GO:0000139 - Golgi membrane [Evidence IEA]; GO_component: GO:0005737 - cytoplasm [Evidence IDA] [PMID 14562095]; GO_component: GO:0030173 - integral component of Golgi membrane [Evidence IDA] [PMID 16107716]; GO_component: GO:0016021 - integral component of membrane [Evidence IEA]; GO_component: GO:0016021 - integral component of membrane [Evidence ISM] [PMID 12192589]; GO_component: GO:0016020 - membrane [Evidence IEA]; GO_function: GO:0003674 - molecular_function [Evidence ND]; GO_process: GO:0000022 - mitotic spindle elongation [Evidence IMP] [PMID 18194531]; GO_process: GO:0016192 - vesicle-mediated transport [Evidence IGI] [PMID 17178117]), protein MTFRYLLSDRAKRLATTNVKFAALSRTLEQDKFTLLWMIRLCPLPYSLSNGALSSIPSVTVWRFFFATALTSPKLLMHIFIGDRIARLGTEKDTATKIIDIISIAITVVIGTLTAYLIYNRTMDRASLMEAQIDYARIEEGFDAIIDEFEMSSDEDEEHSRS, encoded by the coding sequence ATGACCTTCAGGTATCTGCTCTCCGATAGAGCCAAGAGATTAGCTACCACCAATGTAAAATTTGCTGCATTGTCTAGGACTCTTGAACAAGACAAGTTCACCCTTTTGTGGATGATCCGTTTGTGTCCCTTACCATATTCCCTATCTAATGGAGCTCTCAGCTCAATTCCATCTGTGACGGTATGGCGTTTCTTCTTTGCCACTGCTTTGACATCTCCTAAACTACTAATGCATATTTTTATCGGTGATAGAATCGCCCGTCTCGGTACTGAGAAGGATACCGCCACCAAAATTATTGATATCATTTCTATCGCCATCACTGTAGTTATCGGAACATTGACCGCATATCTTATTTACAACAGAACAATGGATCGTGCATCATTGATGGAGGCTCAAATCGATTATGCGAGAATCGAAGAGGGATTTGATGCTATTATTGACGAATTTGAGATGTCatctgatgaagatgaggagcACTCTCGATCATGA